In bacterium, the following proteins share a genomic window:
- a CDS encoding aminotransferase class IV, whose amino-acid sequence MQVYLNGQYIDAAEARVSVWDGGYLYGDGIYTTLRLYAGRPLDLPAHLERLRRHAAALELPVPLSDEQTGTIIEALVAANGLRDHDGRLRITISRGGDPDDPLPLRDLGRLTPTVLFTLAPVPASLAEWAQGGIRACLLEPGSARGNLPHLKTLNGLPALLALRQAAARGCQEAILVSEDGRLLEGAVSNLFLAKDGCLATPAGAEGLLAGRTRERVLALAAGLGLACERRRLLPDDLRGANEAFTASSVREILPVVAVDDAEIGDGRPGPLTRQLQAAYRELVAGAVAGEDPRQP is encoded by the coding sequence ATGCAGGTCTACCTGAACGGACAGTACATCGATGCGGCGGAGGCACGCGTCTCGGTGTGGGACGGCGGCTATCTCTACGGCGACGGCATCTACACCACGTTGCGCCTGTATGCCGGCCGGCCGCTCGACCTGCCCGCCCATCTCGAACGCCTGCGCCGCCACGCGGCGGCGCTCGAACTGCCGGTGCCCCTCAGCGACGAGCAGACGGGCACGATCATCGAGGCGCTGGTCGCCGCAAACGGACTGCGCGATCACGACGGTCGCCTGCGCATCACCATCAGTCGCGGCGGCGACCCCGATGACCCGCTGCCGCTGCGCGATCTCGGGCGTCTGACACCGACGGTGCTGTTCACGCTGGCGCCGGTGCCGGCCTCGCTTGCCGAGTGGGCCCAGGGCGGCATCCGGGCCTGCCTTCTGGAGCCGGGCTCGGCGCGCGGCAACCTGCCCCACCTCAAGACGCTCAACGGCCTGCCCGCACTGCTGGCGCTGCGCCAGGCCGCCGCGCGCGGCTGCCAGGAAGCGATCCTCGTCAGCGAGGACGGCCGCCTGCTGGAAGGCGCGGTCAGCAACCTGTTCCTGGCGAAGGACGGCTGCCTGGCGACACCCGCCGGCGCCGAGGGCCTGCTGGCCGGGCGCACGCGCGAACGCGTGCTTGCATTGGCCGCGGGGCTGGGCCTGGCGTGCGAGCGGCGGCGCCTGCTGCCCGATGACCTGCGGGGCGCCAACGAAGCCTTCACCGCCAGCAGCGTGCGCGAGATCCTGCCGGTGGTCGCGGTGGACGACGCCGAGATCGGCGACGGACGGCCGGGGCCGTTGACGCGGCAGTTGCAAGCGGCCTATCGGGAACTGGTGGCTGGTGCGGTGGCGGGCGAAGATCCGCGGCAGCCGTAG